One genomic window of Geodermatophilus sp. DSM 44513 includes the following:
- a CDS encoding beta-ketoacyl synthase, which produces MSAGRRRVVITGIGVVAPGSMGREGFWDMITAGRTATRRISFFDPSRFRSQVAAEVDFDGRRQGLTAQEVHRNDRFVQFAMVAADEAVADSGLRMGVGGAPDAPEPERVGVTIGSAVGATTRLEDEYVQVSDAGKHWLVDPRYASRFLHQALVPSCAATEVAVRFRAQGPGTVVSTGCTSGIDAVGYGSQLIEDGDADVVLAGASDAPISPISMACFDTIRATTGNNADPEHASKPFDARRDGFVMGEGSAVMVLEELEHAQKRGAEIYCEVTGYANRCNAFHMTGLRPDGIEMSEALDQALAQGHIDGSEVGYVNAHGSGTKQNDRHETAAVKLSLGQTAYSVPMSSLKSMVGHSLGAIGSIEIAATALAVQRQVVPPTANYEVPDPECDLDYVPKTARDHKVDVAVSVGSGFGGFQSAIVLAKPDRRPA; this is translated from the coding sequence GTGAGTGCAGGTCGACGGCGGGTCGTCATCACCGGGATCGGGGTGGTGGCGCCGGGGTCCATGGGCCGTGAGGGCTTCTGGGACATGATCACCGCCGGCCGGACGGCGACCCGCCGGATCAGCTTCTTCGACCCGAGCCGCTTCCGGTCGCAGGTGGCCGCCGAGGTCGACTTCGACGGCCGCCGGCAGGGGCTCACCGCCCAGGAGGTGCACCGCAACGACCGCTTCGTGCAGTTCGCGATGGTGGCCGCCGACGAGGCGGTCGCCGACAGCGGGCTGCGCATGGGGGTCGGCGGCGCGCCGGACGCGCCCGAGCCCGAGCGGGTCGGCGTCACCATCGGCAGCGCCGTCGGTGCCACCACCCGGCTGGAGGACGAGTACGTCCAGGTCAGCGACGCCGGCAAGCACTGGCTGGTCGACCCGCGCTACGCCTCGCGGTTCCTGCACCAGGCCCTGGTGCCCAGCTGCGCGGCCACCGAGGTGGCCGTCCGGTTCCGGGCCCAGGGCCCGGGGACGGTCGTGTCCACCGGCTGCACGTCGGGCATCGACGCGGTCGGCTACGGCAGCCAGCTGATCGAGGACGGCGACGCCGACGTGGTGCTCGCCGGCGCCAGCGACGCGCCCATCTCCCCGATCTCGATGGCCTGCTTCGACACCATCCGGGCCACGACGGGCAACAACGCCGACCCGGAGCACGCCTCCAAGCCCTTCGACGCCCGCCGCGACGGCTTCGTCATGGGCGAGGGGTCGGCGGTCATGGTGCTGGAGGAGCTGGAGCACGCCCAGAAGCGCGGCGCGGAGATCTACTGCGAGGTCACCGGCTACGCCAACCGCTGCAACGCCTTCCACATGACCGGCCTGCGACCGGACGGCATCGAGATGTCCGAGGCCCTGGACCAGGCACTGGCCCAGGGGCACATCGACGGCAGCGAGGTCGGCTACGTCAACGCCCACGGCTCGGGGACCAAGCAGAACGACCGCCACGAGACCGCCGCGGTCAAGCTCAGCCTCGGCCAGACCGCCTACAGCGTGCCGATGAGCTCGCTGAAGTCGATGGTCGGGCACTCCCTGGGCGCCATCGGCTCCATCGAGATCGCCGCCACCGCCCTGGCCGTGCAGCGGCAGGTCGTCCCCCCGACGGCCAACTACGAGGTGCCCGACCCCGAGTGCGACCTGGACTACGTGCCCAA
- a CDS encoding cupin domain-containing protein codes for MTTIQHAPSAKIRCGPTVHRADTPPNRRRGGDIRVLLSPASVGSTAGFMGTLTLEPGEVVTEHWHPYSEEFLYCQEGDVLVTLDGEERRLTTESAVHIPIGVKHRIVNDSSTTATFVFLCGPLAPRPELGHVDTEPSPGSMGAQ; via the coding sequence ATGACCACCATCCAGCACGCGCCGTCGGCCAAGATCCGCTGCGGCCCCACCGTCCACCGCGCCGACACGCCCCCCAACCGGCGCCGGGGCGGCGACATCCGCGTCCTGCTCTCCCCGGCCAGCGTCGGGTCCACCGCCGGCTTCATGGGCACCCTCACCCTGGAGCCCGGCGAGGTCGTCACCGAGCACTGGCACCCGTACTCCGAGGAGTTCCTCTACTGCCAGGAGGGCGACGTCCTGGTCACCCTGGACGGCGAGGAGCGTCGGCTGACCACCGAGTCCGCCGTGCACATCCCGATCGGCGTCAAGCACCGCATCGTCAACGACTCCTCGACCACGGCGACCTTCGTGTTCCTCTGCGGCCCGCTGGCGCCGCGGCCGGAGCTGGGCCACGTCGACACCGAGCCGTCGCCGGGCTCGATGGGCGCGCAGTGA
- a CDS encoding acyltransferase domain-containing protein, giving the protein MSGGPPAVAVVLAGEAGVRAGAVDAWLADDAARQVVDEASAVVGRDVATWWRDPLALSCDTTAAHVEVVVSGVAGYRSLVARGLRPVVVAGHGVGEYAALVATGALPLDQAVELVHWRAELLSLSPRPSCAGMAAVVGPGAAGVARTVVADVGGALAVASVDGPAQVVLAGACDELARAREAVHAAGLDLVRLPGRTACHSPLVETTARHLAAALADLEWSEPDVPVVPNADGRPTRDPQQLARCLRAHLTSTVQWEATSRALVEAGATAVVEVAAVPVLGPLVRQVHPDLPVHLAAGPGTPIPTTSPTTSPEPATAVPVPTGGDS; this is encoded by the coding sequence GTGAGCGGGGGCCCGCCCGCCGTCGCCGTGGTCCTCGCCGGTGAGGCGGGTGTCCGCGCCGGCGCGGTCGACGCCTGGCTCGCCGACGACGCCGCCCGGCAGGTGGTGGACGAGGCCTCCGCCGTCGTGGGCCGCGACGTGGCGACCTGGTGGCGGGACCCGCTGGCCCTCAGCTGCGACACCACGGCGGCGCACGTCGAGGTCGTCGTCAGCGGGGTCGCCGGCTACCGCAGCCTGGTCGCCCGCGGCCTGCGACCGGTCGTCGTCGCCGGCCACGGGGTCGGCGAGTACGCCGCCCTGGTGGCCACCGGCGCCCTCCCGCTGGACCAGGCCGTCGAGCTGGTGCACTGGCGCGCGGAGCTGCTGTCACTGTCCCCGCGCCCGTCCTGCGCTGGCATGGCGGCCGTCGTCGGCCCCGGTGCGGCCGGGGTCGCCCGCACGGTCGTCGCGGACGTCGGCGGCGCCCTCGCCGTCGCCTCGGTCGACGGCCCTGCCCAGGTCGTGCTCGCCGGCGCGTGCGACGAGCTGGCCCGGGCGCGGGAGGCGGTGCACGCCGCGGGGCTGGACCTGGTCCGGCTGCCCGGGCGCACCGCCTGCCACAGCCCGCTCGTGGAGACGACCGCCCGGCACCTCGCCGCCGCGCTCGCCGACCTCGAGTGGTCCGAGCCCGACGTGCCGGTCGTGCCCAACGCCGACGGCCGGCCCACCCGGGACCCGCAGCAGCTGGCCCGGTGCCTGCGGGCCCACCTGACCTCGACGGTGCAGTGGGAGGCGACCTCCCGCGCGCTGGTCGAGGCCGGGGCGACGGCGGTCGTCGAGGTCGCCGCCGTCCCCGTCCTCGGACCCCTGGTCCGCCAGGTCCACCCCGACCTCCCGGTGCACCTCGCCGCCGGGCCCGGGACCCCCATCCCGACGACGTCCCCCACGACGTCCCCGGAGCCCGCCACCGCGGTGCCCGTCCCCACCGGAGGAGACTCATGA
- a CDS encoding SRPBCC family protein, with product MSSTTETAGHTENSIHIDAPIDHVWRMTNDLPAWPELFTEYASVEILESTDSYFKFRLSMHPDENGKVWSWVSERELDEAAREVRARRVEPGPFEFMDIRWNYSPEGSGTRMDWVQDFRMRPEAPIDTEGMTKRINANSKIQMEVIKGKVEAAAGKDAGATTEGEPTT from the coding sequence GTGAGCAGCACCACCGAGACCGCCGGGCACACCGAGAACTCCATCCACATCGACGCCCCGATCGACCACGTCTGGCGGATGACCAACGACCTGCCGGCCTGGCCGGAGCTGTTCACCGAGTACGCCTCGGTCGAGATCCTCGAGTCGACGGACAGCTACTTCAAGTTCCGGCTGTCGATGCACCCGGACGAGAACGGCAAGGTCTGGAGCTGGGTCTCCGAGCGCGAGCTCGACGAGGCCGCCCGCGAGGTCCGCGCCCGCCGGGTGGAGCCGGGGCCGTTCGAGTTCATGGACATCCGGTGGAACTACTCCCCCGAGGGCTCCGGCACCCGGATGGACTGGGTGCAGGACTTCCGGATGCGCCCGGAGGCCCCCATCGACACCGAGGGCATGACCAAGCGGATCAACGCCAACAGCAAGATCCAGATGGAGGTCATCAAGGGCAAGGTGGAGGCCGCGGCCGGCAAGGACGCCGGGGCCACCACGGAGGGCGAGCCGACGACGTGA
- a CDS encoding acyl carrier protein has product MPDTTFTLSDLMSLLSEKAGLPTTSHTTDPDARFSDIGLDSLAFLSMQTELSDRFGTEMPDDNAEGYTLGEIVERVDAAQRSAGMA; this is encoded by the coding sequence GTGCCCGACACGACCTTCACTCTCAGCGACCTCATGAGCCTGCTCTCCGAGAAGGCCGGGCTGCCCACGACGTCGCACACGACCGACCCGGACGCCCGCTTCTCCGACATCGGCCTGGACTCACTGGCGTTCCTGTCCATGCAGACCGAGCTGTCGGACCGCTTCGGCACCGAGATGCCCGACGACAACGCCGAGGGCTACACCCTCGGCGAGATCGTGGAGCGGGTCGACGCCGCCCAGCGCTCCGCCGGCATGGCCTGA
- a CDS encoding acetyl-CoA carboxylase biotin carboxylase subunit has protein sequence MIGRLLIANRGEIAVRVARACRELGIEVVAVYSTPDRHSAVVEMADEAVHIGPAAPRRSYLHVANIVEAALRTGADAIHPGYGFLSEDPDFAEICAAEGLTFVGPPPAVMQQMGNKATARRLMAEAGLPLLPGVVEPVGTVDEARVIAARIGYPVIIKAAAGGGGRGMTVVRDPADLAEAFTTTRATARAVFRDPAVYVERHLAGARHVEVQVLCDTHGSGVSLGERDCSLQRRHQKLLEEGPAGHLTPEQRAELGRLAVHGALSVGYTGAGTMEFLVDDTGSAFFMEMNARIQVEHPVTELLTGVDLVREQILVAAGRRLQLRQEDVVPRGAAIECRINAEDPTRGFAPAPGRLDVLQAPDGPWTRFDTGYRQGDTVSPDYDSLLGKLVVWAPDREQAIRRMDRALAEMRVEGPGVHTTIALHRALLRDPDVVADRHDVQFLDRALPDVLARAAALADAPAAGLPAAARGSLSLVQTPAADPQPETTTPEGPEPCPTRPSLSATS, from the coding sequence GTGATCGGCCGCCTGCTCATCGCCAACCGCGGTGAGATCGCCGTCCGGGTCGCCCGCGCCTGCCGGGAGCTCGGCATCGAGGTCGTCGCCGTGTACTCCACCCCCGACCGGCACTCCGCGGTGGTCGAGATGGCCGACGAGGCCGTGCACATCGGGCCGGCCGCCCCGCGGCGCAGCTACCTGCACGTGGCCAACATCGTCGAGGCGGCCCTGCGCACCGGGGCCGACGCGATCCACCCGGGGTACGGGTTCCTCTCCGAGGACCCGGACTTCGCCGAGATCTGCGCCGCCGAGGGGCTGACCTTCGTCGGCCCGCCGCCGGCGGTGATGCAGCAGATGGGCAACAAGGCGACCGCGCGCCGGCTCATGGCCGAGGCCGGGCTGCCGCTGCTGCCCGGCGTCGTCGAGCCGGTGGGCACCGTCGACGAGGCCCGGGTGATCGCCGCCCGGATCGGCTACCCGGTGATCATCAAGGCCGCCGCCGGCGGTGGCGGGCGCGGGATGACCGTGGTCCGTGACCCCGCCGACCTGGCCGAGGCGTTCACCACCACCCGGGCCACCGCCCGCGCGGTGTTCCGCGACCCGGCCGTCTACGTCGAGCGGCACCTCGCCGGGGCGCGGCACGTCGAGGTGCAGGTCCTCTGCGACACGCACGGCTCCGGCGTGTCCCTCGGCGAGCGCGACTGCTCGCTGCAGCGGCGGCACCAGAAGCTGCTCGAGGAGGGGCCGGCCGGCCACCTCACCCCCGAGCAGCGCGCCGAGCTCGGCCGGCTGGCCGTGCACGGCGCCCTGTCCGTCGGCTACACCGGCGCCGGCACCATGGAGTTCCTGGTCGACGACACCGGGTCGGCCTTCTTCATGGAGATGAACGCCCGCATCCAGGTCGAGCACCCGGTCACCGAGCTGCTCACCGGCGTGGACCTGGTCCGCGAGCAGATCCTGGTCGCCGCAGGCCGGCGCCTGCAGCTGCGCCAGGAGGACGTCGTCCCGCGGGGGGCGGCCATCGAGTGCCGGATCAACGCGGAGGACCCCACCCGGGGCTTCGCCCCGGCGCCCGGCCGGCTCGACGTGCTGCAGGCGCCCGACGGGCCCTGGACCCGCTTCGACACCGGCTACCGCCAAGGCGACACGGTCAGCCCGGACTACGACTCGCTGCTCGGCAAGCTCGTCGTCTGGGCCCCCGACCGCGAGCAGGCCATCCGGCGGATGGATCGGGCGCTGGCCGAGATGCGGGTCGAGGGCCCCGGCGTGCACACCACCATCGCCCTGCACCGCGCCCTGCTGCGCGACCCCGACGTCGTGGCCGACCGGCACGACGTGCAGTTCCTCGACCGCGCGCTGCCCGACGTGCTCGCCCGGGCCGCCGCCCTCGCCGACGCCCCGGCCGCCGGCCTGCCCGCCGCCGCGCGCGGCTCGCTCTCCCTCGTCCAGACCCCGGCCGCGGACCCGCAGCCGGAGACCACCACACCGGAAGGACCCGAACCGTGCCCGACACGACCTTCACTCTCAGCGACCTCATGA
- the accB gene encoding acetyl-CoA carboxylase biotin carboxyl carrier protein: MSTTPATGPADETRALRDEVVALAHSLPSGLRRLTVRDGERAIEVEWAAEVPVTTVTVPAGTTTARDLPVAVADAAADAAEGTVTVRSPLVGTFYAAPSPGADPFVRVGDEVEPGQTVGIVEAMKLMNPIVADEAGVVAEVLVGDAESVEYDQVLLRLRPTGRAR; encoded by the coding sequence ATGAGCACCACCCCCGCCACCGGTCCGGCCGACGAGACCCGGGCCCTGCGCGACGAGGTCGTCGCGCTGGCCCACAGCCTGCCGAGCGGCCTGCGCCGGCTCACCGTGCGCGACGGTGAGCGGGCCATCGAGGTCGAGTGGGCCGCCGAGGTCCCGGTGACCACGGTGACGGTCCCGGCCGGGACCACCACCGCCCGCGACCTCCCGGTGGCGGTGGCCGACGCGGCAGCGGACGCGGCGGAGGGGACGGTCACCGTCCGCTCCCCCCTGGTCGGCACCTTCTACGCCGCACCCTCCCCCGGCGCGGACCCGTTCGTCCGCGTCGGCGACGAGGTCGAGCCGGGCCAGACCGTCGGGATCGTCGAGGCGATGAAGCTGATGAACCCGATCGTCGCCGACGAGGCCGGGGTGGTCGCCGAGGTCCTGGTCGGCGACGCGGAGTCCGTCGAGTACGACCAGGTCCTGCTGCGGCTGCGGCCCACGGGGCGGGCCCGGTGA